Proteins encoded in a region of the Pseudothermotoga elfii DSM 9442 = NBRC 107921 genome:
- a CDS encoding TRAP transporter substrate-binding protein: MKRFPFFLLMVMIILVFGSLTVLAEKVYVMKFGWIDPPDPYSNPTSAYAVTLKSEVERLSGGRIKVELYPAGQLGDQRSSVEQVRKGTIEACNISSGVLASAYYPPLELVDMPFLFTSYEHVRLVVNSDFMKNLIEDCAKKTGIRILSLQPFGFRHIFNSRRPIKVPSDLKGLKIRTMEIVPHMKLIEAAGGTPTPMPMLELYTALQTKVVDGAENTISNILAQKYYQVQKYLTLTGHLMGIGATIINEEWFQSLPSDLKAALVEGEKTAWLVYSGIGQLVSDVKLDELKKKMEVYVPTTKEIELWKEKTQSYVKEYLVEKLGKDLVDEFLKIVDEARQQIVTEATSLGK, from the coding sequence ATGAAAAGGTTTCCATTTTTTCTGTTGATGGTTATGATTATTTTGGTTTTCGGTTCCTTAACAGTTTTGGCTGAGAAAGTCTATGTAATGAAATTCGGTTGGATCGATCCACCTGATCCTTACAGCAATCCAACGAGTGCATACGCAGTTACTTTAAAAAGTGAAGTAGAAAGACTTTCTGGCGGGAGAATAAAGGTCGAACTTTATCCAGCTGGTCAACTTGGTGATCAACGATCATCTGTCGAACAGGTTAGAAAAGGTACCATAGAAGCTTGTAATATCAGTTCGGGTGTTCTGGCTTCAGCATATTATCCACCACTGGAACTGGTTGATATGCCGTTTTTATTTACTTCATATGAACACGTTAGATTGGTTGTAAATAGCGACTTTATGAAAAATCTTATTGAAGATTGTGCTAAAAAGACAGGGATTAGGATACTTTCACTTCAACCATTTGGATTCAGACATATATTCAATAGCAGACGACCAATTAAAGTTCCGAGCGATTTGAAAGGTTTGAAAATAAGAACGATGGAAATAGTCCCTCACATGAAATTAATCGAAGCTGCTGGGGGCACGCCAACTCCAATGCCAATGTTAGAACTTTACACAGCTTTACAAACAAAAGTAGTGGACGGTGCAGAAAACACGATATCTAATATTTTGGCTCAAAAGTATTATCAGGTTCAAAAGTATCTAACTTTAACAGGCCATCTCATGGGAATAGGAGCTACCATAATTAATGAAGAATGGTTCCAGTCATTACCAAGCGATTTAAAAGCGGCACTTGTAGAAGGCGAAAAGACTGCTTGGTTAGTTTATTCAGGAATAGGCCAACTTGTTTCCGATGTCAAGCTGGATGAATTGAAAAAGAAAATGGAAGTGTATGTTCCAACCACTAAAGAAATAGAATTGTGGAAAGAGAAAACCCAATCTTATGTTAAGGAATATCTCGTTGAAAAATTAGGTAAAGATCTTGTGGATGAATTTCTTAAGATTGTCGATGAAGCCAGACAACAAATAGTTACTGAAGCAACTTCCCTGGGTAAATAA
- a CDS encoding TRAP transporter small permease, with product MLKKIDSLLRKITEYTGVILLIAMFAITIFGILNRYVLVNPVFWTAELTRYLMFYMVTLSCGLVFRENRHPNLLIVLEKMPSKIRKNWLFIVDILIFFSYIVVIKEGFSMAVDALIMKTPALRIPFFYIYLALPIGGVLMEIQIIFKYIVKNKGG from the coding sequence ATGTTAAAGAAAATAGACTCTCTTTTGAGAAAAATAACTGAATATACTGGGGTTATTCTATTAATAGCTATGTTTGCAATAACAATATTCGGCATTTTAAATAGATATGTTCTTGTCAATCCTGTCTTTTGGACGGCGGAATTGACTCGCTATCTTATGTTTTACATGGTTACTTTATCCTGCGGATTGGTATTTCGTGAAAATCGTCATCCCAATCTTCTCATAGTTTTGGAGAAAATGCCATCAAAGATTCGTAAAAATTGGCTGTTTATAGTAGATATCTTAATTTTCTTTTCATACATTGTGGTAATAAAAGAAGGATTTTCGATGGCAGTAGATGCTTTGATAATGAAAACTCCTGCTTTGAGAATACCATTTTTCTACATTTATCTTGCATTGCCAATAGGTGGTGTTCTCATGGAGATACAAATAATTTTCAAATATATAGTCAAAAACAAAGGGGGATAA